The genomic stretch AGGAGTGTCGCCATGAGCGAAATAGTCATCCGCCACGCAGAAGCCCGAGACGCCGAAGCGCTTCAACACCTATACGCTCAGGTTCCTGTGTACAGCGACACCCTCCAGCTCCCTTATCCGCCCGGCACCCTATGGGAAGGCCGTCTGGCCAATCAGTCTCCCGGCAGGTTTGCGCTGGTTGCCTGTATTGACGGCAAACTCGTCGGCAACCTGACGCTGATGGTCGAAGATATCTGGCGACGCCGCCATGTCGCGTCTTTCGGCGTTGGCGTGGATACCGGCTTTCAGGGGCGGGGCGTGGGCAGCAAACTGCTCGAAGCCGCGCTGGAACTCTGCGACAAATGGCTGAATGTGAAACGCGTTGAGCTGACGGTTTACGCCGATAACGAAGCCGCCATCGGGTTGTACAAGAAGTATGGTTTTAGCATTGAAGGCCGCAGCCCGTGTTACGCCATGCGCGACGGCGAGTTTGTGGATACGCTGCACATGGGCCGCATCCACGGCGTTTAATCTGTTCTGACATTGGCGCGTGTTTAGCGCGGTAAACGCCGCAGAACCCGCGC from Rahnella sikkimica encodes the following:
- a CDS encoding GNAT family N-acetyltransferase, which codes for MSEIVIRHAEARDAEALQHLYAQVPVYSDTLQLPYPPGTLWEGRLANQSPGRFALVACIDGKLVGNLTLMVEDIWRRRHVASFGVGVDTGFQGRGVGSKLLEAALELCDKWLNVKRVELTVYADNEAAIGLYKKYGFSIEGRSPCYAMRDGEFVDTLHMGRIHGV